In Ovis canadensis isolate MfBH-ARS-UI-01 breed Bighorn chromosome 11, ARS-UI_OviCan_v2, whole genome shotgun sequence, one genomic interval encodes:
- the METTL2A gene encoding tRNA N(3)-cytidine methyltransferase METTL2A, with amino-acid sequence MDGSFPEGDPAAVCGKRQQFGSRFLSDPARVFHHNAWDNVEWSEEQAAEAERKVQENSTQRVCQEKQADYEVNANKYWNNFYKIHENGFFKDRHWLFTEFPELAPSQNHLTNLLSENKKNEVYEYYRSGEDGSDLTIEEQHSCSSVSLGDKTQPLLMEESVTQKLHHLEICANEFPGSSATYRMLEVGCGVGNTVFPILQTNNDPSLFVYCCDFSSTAVELVQTNSAYDPSRCFAFVHDLCDEDKSYPMPENSLDVIILIFVLSAIIPDKMQNAINRLSRLLKPGGIMLLRDYGRYDMAQLRFKKGQCLSENFYVRGDGTRVYFFTQDELDTLFTTAGLEKVQNLVDRRLQVNRGKQLTMYRVWIQCKYRKPLVSSTGCEAGTTCC; translated from the exons ATGGACGGCTCCTTCCCTGAAGGCGATCCTGCAGCCGTCTGCGGGAAGAGGCAGCAATTCGGGAGCCGGTTTCTGAGCGACCCCGCTCGCGTCTTTCACCACAATGCCTG GGACAACGTGGAGTGGTCGGAGGAGCAGGCCGCGGAGGCAGAGAGGAAAGTCCAGGAGAACAGCACTCAGCGGGTGTGCCAGGAGAAGCAAG CTGATTATGAGGTCAACGCCAACAAATATTGGAACAACTTCTACAAAATCCATGAAAACGGGTTTTTCAAGGATAGACATTGGCTTTTTACTGAATTCCCAGAGCTCGCACCTAGCCAAAATCACTTGACGAATTTGCTCTCAGAGAATAAGAAGAATGAAGTATATGAATACTATAGAAGCGGTGAGGATGGATCTGATTTAACAATAGAAGAACAGCATAGTTGTTCTTCTGTTAGCCTTGGAGATAAGACACAGCCACTTCTTATGGAAGAGAGTGTAACTCAGAAACTCCATCACCTGGAAATCTGTGCTAATGAGTTTCCTGGATCCTCTGCCACCTACCGAATGCTCGAG GTTGGTTGTGGTGTGGGAAACACAGTCTTCCCAATTCTACAAACTAACAA TGACCCAAGCCTCTTTGTTTACTGTTGTGATTTTTCTTCCACAGCTGTAGAACTGGTCCAG ACAAATTCAGCATATGACCCTTCTCGGTGTTTTGCCTTTGTTCATGATCTGTGTGATGAAGATAAGAGTTACCCAATGCCTGAGAATAGTCTTGACGTCATCATCCTTATATTTGTTCTCTCAGCAATCATTCCAGACAA GATGCAGAATGCTATCAACAGGCTGAGCAGGCTTCTGAAGCCCGGGGGGATAATGCTTCTGCGAGATTATGGCCGCTATGACATGGCTCAGCTTCGGtttaaaaaag GTCAGTGTCTGTCTGAAAATTTCTATGTGAGAGGCGATGGCACCAGAGTATACTTCTTCACACAAG ATGAACTGGACACACTTTTCACTActgctggactggaaaaggttcagAACCTGGTGGATCGCCGGTTGCAAGTGaatcgaggaaaacaactgaCAATGTACCGAGTTTGGATTCAGTGCAAGTATCGCAAGCCTCTTGTGTCTAGCACTGGCTGTGAGGCAGGCACCACCTGCTGCTGA